One window of the Triticum dicoccoides isolate Atlit2015 ecotype Zavitan chromosome 3B, WEW_v2.0, whole genome shotgun sequence genome contains the following:
- the LOC119276562 gene encoding V-type proton ATPase subunit B 2-like — protein MVVANGNVDMEEGTLEIGMEYRTVSGVAGPLVILDKVKGPKYQEIVNIRLGDGTTRRGQVLEVDGEKAVVQVFEGTSGIDNKYTTVQFTGEVLKTPVSLDMLGRIFNGSGKPIDNGPPILPEAYLDISGSSINPSERTYPEEMIQTGISTIDVMNSIARGQKIPLFSAAGLPHNEIAAQICRQAGLVKRKEKTDNILENAEEDNFAIVFAAMGVNMETAQFFKRDFEENGSMERVTLFLNLANDPTIERIITPRIALTTAEYLAYECGKHVLVILTDMSSYADALREVSAAREEVPGRRGYPGYMYTDLATIYERAGRIEGRKGSITQIPILTMPNDDITHPTPDLTGYITEGQIYIDRQLHNRQIYPPINVLPSLSRLMKSAIGEGMTRRDHSDVSNQLYANYAIGKDVQAMKAVVGEEALSSEDLLYLEFLDKFERKFVAQGAYDTRNIFQSLDLAWTLLRIFPRELLHRIPAKTLDQFYSRDASH, from the exons ATGGTGGTTGCAAATGGCAATGTCGACATGGAGGAAGGAACCCTTGAGATCGGGATGG AGTACAGGACAGTTTCTGGAGTTGCTGGTCCTCTTGTGATTCTTGATAAAGTGAAG GGGCCTAAATACCAAGAAATCGTCAACATACGATTGGGAGATGGCACAACTAGGCGTGGTCAGGTGCTTGAAGTTGATGGAGAGAAAGCTGTGgttcag GTTTTTGAGGGAACTTCCGGTATTGACAACAAATATACAACTGTGCAATTCACTGGTGAG gTTCTAAAAACTCCAGTGTCACTGGATATGCTTGGACGCATTTTCAATGGTTCTGGGAAACCTATAGATAATGGCCCACCAATTTTACCAGAGGCATACCTGGATATTTCTG GAAGTTCTATCAATCCCAGCGAACGGACATACCCTGAAGAAATGATTCAGACTGGCATATCTACAATTGATGTCATGAATTCTATCGCTCGTGGTCAGAAGATCCCTCTGTTCTCCGCTGCAGGTCTGCCACACAATGAAATTGCTGCTCAGATTTGCCGTCAGGCTGGGCTAGTAAAGCGTAAAGAGAAGACTGATAATATCTTGGAG AATGCCGAGGAGGACAATTTTGCTATTGTGTTTGCAGCTATGGGAGTAAACATGGAAACAGCACAATTTTTCAAGCGTGATTTCGAGGAGAATGGTTCAATGGAGAGAGTTACCTTATTTCTTAATCTG GCAAATGATCCTACCATCGAGCGTATTATTACTCCAAGAATTGCTCTCACCACAGCGGAATACTTGGCATATGAGTGTGGGAAGCATGTTCTTGTCATCCTGACTGACATGAGTTCATATGCAGATGCACTTCGTGAA GTCTCTGCTGCTCGAGAGGAAGTACCTGGAAGGCGTGGTTATCCTGGTTATATGTATACTGACTTGGCGACAATCTATGAGCGTGCTGGTCGTATAGAAGGAAGAAAAGGATCGATTACGCAGATACCTATTTTAACCATGCCTAATGATG ATATTACCCATCCAACTCCTGACCTTACTGGTTACATCACCGAGGGGCAGATCTACATTGACAGGCAGCTACATAATCGGCAG ATATATCCACCAATTAATGTCCTTCCCTCACTTTCGCGGCTCATGAAG AGTGCTATTGGCGAAGGCATGACTCGCCGGGATCATTCTGATGTCTCAAACCAG CTATATGCCAATTACGCCATAGGCAAAGACGTGCAGGCGATGAAGGCAGTGGTCGGAGAGGAAGCACTGTCATCAGAGGACTTG CTCTACCTTGAGTTCCTTGACAAGTTTGAGCGGAAGTTTGTGGCTCAGGGGGCATATGACACGCGGAACATCTTCCAGTCGCTTGACCTTGCCTGGACCCTACTCCGCATCTTCCCCCGTGAGCTGCTCCACCGTATACCGGCGAAAACCCTTGATCAGTTCTACAGTCGTGATGCCTCTCACTAA